The following are from one region of the Silene latifolia isolate original U9 population chromosome 9, ASM4854445v1, whole genome shotgun sequence genome:
- the LOC141599393 gene encoding auxin-induced protein 15A-like, with product MVFRLPSMISSSKNVVKTQSKSHKGVPKGHVAVYVGNERKRYVVPLSCLSHPAFQDLLSKAEDEFGFNHPMGGLTIPCDEKTFIHVLKSR from the coding sequence ATGGTTTTCAGATTGCCATCAATGATATCGTCCTCGAAAAATGTCGTAAAAACGCAAAGCAAAAGCCATAAAGGAGTACCAAAGGGGCATGTTGCAGTATATGTAGGAAATGAAAGAAAACGTTATGTAGTGCCATTATCTTGCTTAAGTCATCCTGCATTTCAAGACTTGCTAAGTAAAGCAGAGGATGAGTTCGGGTTTAACCATCCTATGGGCGGTCTTACCATTCCTTGTGACGAAAAGACCTTCATCCATGTCCTTAAATCTCGATAA